Proteins co-encoded in one Betaproteobacteria bacterium genomic window:
- a CDS encoding ferrous iron transporter B — translation MTPSQPALRVALLGNPNCGKTALFNLLTGSRQKVANYAGVTVERKEGLFETPNGQRIRVLDLPGAYSLNAISLDETITRDVVLGTVQNEERPDLLVCVTDATNLRLNLRLVVEAKRLGLPTVLALNMADVAKHRGVEIDVAALERELGMPVVQTVAVRRGGANELISAIQSHILDHPMAVSAWKAPDDADVATTQREVRRVLAIAVREPPNELHVDDALDRVVMHPLWGYVILAVTLFLMFQAVFSWAQLPMDAIKAGVEATGNLMKTWLPEGILQSLLVDGVIAGAGSVLVFLPQILILFLFILALEDSGYLPRAAFMLDRLMGTVGLSGRSFIPLLSSFACAIPGIMATRNIGNWRDRLTTIMIAPLTTCSARLPVYALIIGAFIPQRTVLGFLNLQGVVLFVLYLAGIVSAMAVAWVLKLVAGRKMLHPLLMELPSYRWPNPRNLVMGLVERAKIFLSRVGTIILSLTILLWFLSSFPAPPAGATEPAIQYSLAGMIGRALETVLAPIGFNWQISIALIPGLAAREVAVGALGTVYALSATGENVAAQLTPMIAQSWSLATAFSLLAWYVFAPQCISTLSIVRRETNSIRYPLIMAGYLFLLAYLASFITYRVALVLTGG, via the coding sequence ATGACCCCTTCCCAGCCTGCGTTGCGCGTCGCACTGCTCGGCAACCCCAATTGCGGAAAGACCGCGTTGTTCAATCTGCTGACTGGCAGCCGGCAAAAGGTTGCGAACTATGCGGGCGTGACGGTCGAACGCAAGGAAGGCCTGTTCGAAACGCCGAACGGGCAACGTATCCGTGTTCTGGATCTGCCGGGCGCATACAGTCTGAATGCGATCAGCCTGGACGAAACTATCACGCGCGACGTCGTGCTTGGCACGGTACAGAATGAAGAGCGTCCGGACCTGTTGGTGTGCGTAACCGACGCGACCAACTTGCGCCTCAACCTTCGGCTCGTCGTGGAAGCGAAGCGGTTGGGGCTGCCGACGGTGCTTGCGTTGAACATGGCCGACGTCGCAAAGCATCGTGGCGTGGAGATCGATGTCGCCGCGCTCGAGCGGGAACTCGGCATGCCCGTGGTGCAGACCGTGGCGGTGAGGCGTGGTGGAGCGAACGAACTGATCAGCGCGATTCAGAGCCATATTCTGGACCACCCGATGGCTGTTTCCGCATGGAAGGCACCGGATGACGCTGATGTGGCGACGACACAGCGCGAAGTCCGGCGCGTCCTTGCCATTGCCGTGCGCGAACCGCCGAACGAATTGCACGTTGACGACGCGCTCGATCGCGTTGTAATGCATCCCTTGTGGGGCTATGTCATCCTGGCCGTAACGCTGTTTTTGATGTTCCAAGCTGTCTTCAGTTGGGCGCAGTTGCCGATGGATGCGATCAAGGCGGGGGTCGAGGCAACCGGCAACCTGATGAAGACATGGCTGCCCGAGGGCATCCTGCAAAGCCTGCTCGTCGATGGCGTCATCGCGGGCGCGGGAAGCGTACTGGTATTCCTGCCCCAGATCCTGATCCTTTTCTTGTTCATCCTGGCGCTGGAAGATTCAGGCTATTTGCCGCGCGCCGCGTTCATGCTCGATCGGCTGATGGGCACGGTGGGGCTCTCGGGCCGCTCCTTCATTCCGCTGCTGTCGAGCTTCGCGTGCGCGATCCCCGGGATCATGGCTACGCGCAATATCGGCAACTGGCGCGATCGTCTGACCACGATCATGATTGCTCCGCTGACGACCTGCTCGGCCCGGCTGCCGGTCTACGCGCTGATCATCGGTGCGTTCATTCCGCAGAGAACCGTTCTCGGATTCCTCAATCTTCAGGGGGTGGTGCTCTTCGTTCTGTATCTCGCGGGAATCGTGAGCGCGATGGCGGTCGCCTGGGTACTGAAGCTCGTCGCCGGACGCAAAATGCTGCATCCGCTCCTGATGGAGCTGCCTTCCTACCGCTGGCCCAATCCGAGAAACCTCGTGATGGGGCTCGTCGAGCGGGCGAAAATTTTTCTCTCTCGCGTCGGCACGATCATCCTCTCGTTGACCATCCTGCTGTGGTTCCTGTCCTCGTTCCCGGCGCCCCCGGCCGGCGCCACCGAACCTGCGATCCAATACAGCCTCGCCGGAATGATCGGGCGGGCGCTCGAAACGGTGCTGGCGCCGATAGGATTCAACTGGCAGATATCGATTGCCCTGATACCGGGACTAGCGGCGCGCGAAGTTGCGGTGGGTGCGCTCGGAACGGTCTACGCGCTGTCCGCGACCGGCGAAAATGTGGCGGCGCAGCTGACGCCGATGATCGCGCAGAGCTGGTCGCTCGCCACGGCGTTCTCGCTGCTTGCCTGGTACGTGTTTGCGCCGCAATGCATTTCGACGTTGTCGATCGTGCGGCGTGAAACCAATTCGATACGCTATCCGTTGATCATGGCGGGCTATCTGTTTCTACTTGCCTACCTGGCTTCCTTCATCACTTATCGGGTTGCCCTGGTGTTGACGGGAGGCTGA
- a CDS encoding ATP-binding cassette domain-containing protein, translating into MLRIDGLDVSIASVGILRGVNMDVPTGKFVGLIGRNGAGKTTLMRSVMGILPPRQGSIRFDGSPLGKTPVHQRARNGIGYMPEDRRLVPSLTVEENVLIPAWSAGVGDTRARLADVYKMIPEVEAFSGRKALQLSGGQQKLVALARALMCGTKLLLLDEPFEGVAPVLAKRLAEVIAGLKQRGLSIVLTESDLSHSREMLDVIYSIDRGQVSVAG; encoded by the coding sequence ATGCTGCGCATTGACGGGCTCGACGTCTCGATCGCATCGGTCGGCATCCTGCGCGGCGTGAACATGGATGTACCGACTGGAAAATTCGTGGGTCTTATCGGCCGCAACGGCGCCGGCAAGACCACGCTCATGCGCTCGGTAATGGGCATTCTGCCGCCGCGCCAGGGAAGCATCCGTTTCGACGGTTCGCCGCTCGGAAAGACGCCGGTCCACCAGCGCGCACGCAATGGCATCGGCTACATGCCGGAAGACCGCCGGTTGGTGCCGTCGCTGACCGTCGAAGAAAACGTGCTGATCCCGGCCTGGTCCGCAGGTGTGGGCGATACTCGTGCGCGGTTGGCCGACGTATACAAAATGATCCCAGAGGTCGAGGCTTTCTCCGGCCGCAAGGCATTGCAGCTTTCCGGCGGGCAACAAAAACTGGTGGCGCTGGCGCGAGCGCTGATGTGCGGTACCAAACTTCTATTGCTCGACGAACCGTTCGAAGGCGTGGCACCGGTACTGGCCAAACGACTTGCGGAGGTTATTGCAGGACTCAAACAACGGGGACTTTCGATTGTCCTGACGGAATCCGATCTCTCGCACTCGCGGGAGATGCTCGACGTGATTTACTCGATCGACCGCGGCCAAGTTTCGGTCGCCGGCTGA
- a CDS encoding ABC transporter ATP-binding protein, whose amino-acid sequence MAIVLEAKGLNKSFGAVTAANDINVAVEQDAIVGLIGSNGAGKTTFINMVTGYLKPSAGTITFGGRDITPFSPRQITRLGICRSFQIPQLFNSLSVYDNLLVGIGIVVSGGKNWAQASHYVDTPGEAVNSILERFRLTDYRDKLAGVLPEGIRKLLDIAMAMAVKPKILLLDEPTSGVSADEKFTLMDMVMEAVRAQKVTVLFVEHDMEIVTRYTQRVLAFYEGRIIADGLPAAVLSDIEVRKYVTGETQHTTAGGRHAAH is encoded by the coding sequence ATGGCTATCGTTCTCGAAGCGAAGGGATTGAACAAGAGTTTTGGCGCAGTGACAGCCGCCAACGACATCAATGTTGCAGTCGAGCAGGATGCCATAGTGGGGCTGATCGGCAGCAACGGCGCCGGCAAGACGACGTTCATCAATATGGTCACCGGCTATCTCAAACCCAGCGCCGGCACCATCACATTCGGCGGCCGCGACATCACCCCGTTCAGCCCGCGTCAGATCACGCGGCTGGGTATCTGCCGCTCGTTCCAGATTCCGCAATTGTTCAATTCGCTGTCGGTTTACGACAATCTGCTGGTCGGAATCGGCATCGTCGTATCGGGAGGAAAGAATTGGGCGCAGGCCAGCCACTACGTCGATACACCCGGCGAAGCGGTCAATAGCATACTCGAGCGTTTTCGGCTGACCGACTATCGCGACAAGCTGGCCGGTGTACTACCCGAAGGCATACGTAAATTGCTCGATATCGCGATGGCGATGGCGGTGAAACCGAAGATCCTGCTGCTCGATGAACCGACGTCCGGCGTATCGGCGGACGAGAAATTCACGCTGATGGACATGGTGATGGAAGCGGTGCGTGCGCAGAAGGTGACTGTGCTATTCGTCGAACACGACATGGAAATCGTCACCCGCTATACCCAGCGCGTGCTGGCCTTCTATGAAGGCCGCATCATTGCCGACGGCCTGCCCGCCGCAGTGCTGAGCGATATCGAAGTCCGCAAATACGTTACCGGCGAAACTCAACATACCACTGCTGGGGGACGTCATGCTGCGCATTGA
- a CDS encoding branched-chain amino acid ABC transporter permease, with amino-acid sequence MKHDPTLPILIAGSIILLAVGPFLPRWAMFLINVSLCYGIVVLGMMLLMRTGVVSFGHGLYYCLGAYAAGTLDQVFKISDMAVMLVAAVMVTALASAALGLLLRKYRDIFFAMLSLAFSMILYGLLVKTSSLGSSDGFNIAASRIAGITVAGTSVDRYVRYALTVVFAFIAGVFMHRYLNSHMGRLAGAIRDNELRVEYMGASVGNVIHVNYVISAVLAGGGGALAAIAVGHIDPEMAYWTTSGEFVFVGILAGTGSVLAPFLGAFIFETIRSFAYEYSPNTWQMALGITMLVVIMFLPGGLWSLFTRKRKAA; translated from the coding sequence ATGAAGCACGACCCGACACTCCCGATTCTCATTGCAGGTTCGATCATCCTTCTCGCGGTCGGCCCCTTCCTGCCACGCTGGGCGATGTTCCTGATCAACGTGTCGTTGTGCTACGGCATCGTGGTACTCGGCATGATGCTGCTGATGCGCACCGGCGTCGTGTCGTTCGGCCATGGTCTGTATTACTGCCTTGGTGCCTACGCGGCCGGCACGCTCGACCAGGTATTCAAAATCTCGGACATGGCCGTGATGCTGGTCGCCGCCGTGATGGTGACCGCCCTGGCGTCTGCCGCACTCGGGCTGCTGCTGCGGAAGTATCGCGACATTTTTTTCGCCATGCTGTCGCTGGCGTTTTCGATGATTCTGTACGGCTTGCTGGTCAAGACTTCGTCGCTGGGATCGAGCGATGGCTTCAACATCGCAGCGTCCAGGATCGCAGGCATTACGGTCGCGGGAACATCGGTCGACCGTTACGTGCGCTATGCCTTGACGGTGGTATTCGCTTTCATTGCCGGCGTCTTCATGCACAGGTATCTGAACTCCCACATGGGCAGGCTGGCCGGGGCGATCCGCGACAACGAGTTGCGCGTCGAGTACATGGGCGCGTCGGTGGGCAACGTCATTCATGTGAATTATGTGATCTCCGCGGTACTCGCCGGCGGCGGCGGCGCGCTTGCGGCGATCGCCGTCGGTCACATCGATCCCGAGATGGCATACTGGACGACATCCGGTGAATTCGTTTTCGTCGGCATTCTGGCCGGCACCGGCAGCGTGCTCGCCCCTTTCCTCGGCGCATTCATCTTCGAGACCATCCGCAGCTTTGCCTATGAGTATTCGCCGAATACCTGGCAGATGGCGCTCGGCATCACCATGCTGGTCGTCATCATGTTCCTGCCCGGTGGACTGTGGTCATTGTTCACGCGCAAGCGCAAGGCGGCCTGA
- a CDS encoding branched-chain amino acid ABC transporter permease produces the protein MAQLLAVLIDGLIYSSWLFIIAVGLTLIYGVMKILNIAHGSLYALGAYSAASLAGYWINHGYPPMGSYAVMLVAAILVGLIAGPVIERGLLRFMYGKDEIVLVLVTYAVFLILEDFVKLAWGVDPYFIAQPYGLLGSFDVGDLTYPNYNLVLFGAAVLIGAVLAWVLTKTRQGKMLLAVIHDREMSGAMGINVGRVYFITFTVGAMLGALGGTLTAPMISVQPGIGAETIVLAFAVVVIGGLGSLPGAALAAILVGIVRSAAVHYRPELDLFSIYLVMAVVLIMRPKGLFSAQEARKI, from the coding sequence ATGGCTCAACTTCTCGCCGTCCTGATCGACGGGCTGATCTATTCGTCGTGGCTGTTCATCATCGCCGTCGGCCTCACGCTGATCTACGGCGTGATGAAGATCCTGAACATCGCCCACGGCAGCCTGTACGCCCTTGGCGCTTACAGTGCCGCATCGCTCGCCGGCTATTGGATCAATCATGGCTACCCGCCCATGGGCAGCTATGCCGTCATGCTGGTTGCGGCAATCCTGGTGGGATTGATCGCCGGTCCGGTAATCGAACGCGGCCTGCTGCGTTTCATGTATGGCAAGGACGAGATCGTGCTGGTCCTGGTCACCTATGCGGTATTCCTGATCCTCGAAGACTTCGTCAAGCTGGCTTGGGGTGTCGACCCCTATTTCATCGCACAACCCTACGGCCTGCTGGGCAGCTTCGATGTCGGCGACCTGACGTACCCGAACTACAATCTTGTGCTGTTCGGCGCCGCGGTGCTCATCGGCGCGGTGCTCGCCTGGGTTCTGACCAAAACCCGGCAGGGCAAGATGTTGCTGGCGGTGATTCATGACCGGGAAATGTCGGGAGCGATGGGCATTAACGTCGGTCGCGTGTACTTCATCACCTTCACCGTCGGCGCAATGCTCGGCGCGCTTGGCGGCACGCTGACGGCGCCGATGATCTCCGTGCAACCCGGCATCGGCGCGGAGACCATCGTGCTCGCGTTCGCCGTCGTGGTGATCGGCGGGCTGGGCAGCCTGCCGGGAGCCGCGCTCGCCGCGATACTTGTCGGCATCGTGCGCTCGGCTGCCGTACATTACCGGCCGGAACTCGACCTGTTCAGCATTTACCTGGTCATGGCCGTCGTGCTGATCATGCGGCCCAAGGGCCTCTTCAGCGCACAGGAAGCCCGCAAGATATGA
- a CDS encoding ABC transporter substrate-binding protein — protein sequence MNTHALKLLKPAFALLVAVLVTAPAVCSAQDKPIRIGLVTFLSGPASGPFGVPAKLAAEAIVDSLNAGKVPAPYATKGFGGTPLELVVIDEAGGATKQVAELRNLVERQDVDFVIGYIGSGDCLAVAPVAEELKKITILFDCGTPRVFEDASYKYVFRTRPHATMDAVAGAMYLLENRPAVKSLGGINQNYAWGQDSWADFTAVMAALKPELTITTSQMPKFGAGQYGPEISALLQSNSDVIHSSLWGGDLEAFMLQATPRNLFTRSQLILVAGEPYLHRLPGNIPDGTIIGARGPSGVYAQKSALNDWLRHIYKERAENYPNYPAYSVAQAFLGLKTAYEKAKSQGTPGTDEIIKAFEYETFDSPSGKVMMKLGKGHQAVTGTAYGTTRTVNGQIAVGNIKYYPVERVQPPEGIKSVDWIKAGMKPGKW from the coding sequence ATGAACACGCATGCCCTGAAGTTGCTCAAGCCGGCGTTCGCTCTGCTTGTTGCAGTGCTGGTTACCGCCCCCGCCGTCTGTAGCGCGCAGGACAAGCCGATCCGGATTGGCCTGGTGACTTTTCTCTCGGGTCCTGCTTCCGGACCGTTCGGTGTCCCCGCCAAGCTCGCCGCCGAAGCGATCGTGGATTCGCTCAATGCGGGCAAGGTACCCGCCCCGTACGCCACCAAAGGATTTGGCGGCACGCCGCTGGAACTGGTGGTGATCGACGAAGCGGGGGGCGCGACCAAACAAGTCGCCGAGTTGCGCAATCTCGTCGAACGCCAGGACGTCGATTTCGTGATCGGCTACATCGGCAGCGGCGATTGTCTAGCCGTGGCGCCGGTGGCGGAAGAACTCAAGAAGATCACCATCCTGTTCGACTGCGGCACACCGCGCGTGTTCGAAGACGCGAGCTACAAATACGTGTTTCGCACCAGGCCGCATGCCACCATGGACGCAGTGGCCGGCGCAATGTACCTGTTGGAGAACCGGCCCGCCGTGAAGAGCCTGGGGGGCATCAACCAGAACTACGCATGGGGACAGGATTCCTGGGCCGACTTTACGGCGGTCATGGCGGCGTTGAAACCCGAGCTCACCATCACCACGTCGCAAATGCCGAAGTTCGGCGCCGGTCAGTACGGCCCTGAAATCTCGGCGCTGCTGCAGAGTAATTCCGACGTGATTCACTCCAGTCTGTGGGGCGGAGATCTGGAGGCCTTCATGCTGCAGGCCACGCCGCGGAACCTGTTCACCCGCAGCCAGCTCATCCTGGTGGCCGGCGAACCTTACCTGCACAGATTGCCGGGTAATATTCCCGACGGCACCATCATCGGCGCGCGCGGTCCCAGCGGGGTTTATGCGCAGAAAAGCGCGTTGAACGACTGGCTGCGGCATATTTACAAGGAGCGCGCGGAAAATTATCCGAATTACCCGGCGTACAGCGTCGCCCAGGCGTTTCTCGGCCTGAAGACCGCCTATGAAAAAGCGAAGTCGCAGGGCACACCCGGCACCGATGAGATCATCAAGGCATTCGAGTACGAGACCTTCGATTCGCCGAGCGGCAAGGTGATGATGAAGCTCGGCAAAGGACATCAGGCCGTGACCGGCACCGCTTATGGCACGACGCGCACGGTCAATGGACAGATCGCCGTCGGCAACATCAAATATTACCCGGTCGAGCGCGTCCAGCCCCCGGAGGGTATAAAGAGCGTCGACTGGATCAAGGCGGGCATGAAACCCGGCAAGTGGTAG
- the argH gene encoding argininosuccinate lyase, with protein sequence MQQQEPPADKNGKTWSGRFDEPVAELVKRYTASVGFDKKLAEFDIQGSLAHARMLHAVGVLSKADLADIERGMASILDEIQQGKFTWSIDLEDVHLNIEKRLTDLVGDAGKRLHTGRSRNDQVATDIRLYLRAAIDETLMLIAAFQGRLLDLADQHVDTLMPGFTHLQVAQPVSFAHHLMAYYEMLGRDASRFADCRKRLNQLPLGAGALAGTTFPIDRERVASELGFDGICENSLDAVSDRDFAIEFCACAALVMMHLSRLSEELILWMNPRFGFIRLADRFCTGSSMMPQKKNPDVPELVRGKTGRVNGHLVGLLTLMKGQPLAYNKDNQEDKEPLFDTVDTLGATLRIYADMVGGITVDKKAMRRAAMEGCATATDLADYLVKKGMPFREAHEVVARAVRRAAEKGIDLAQLGVDELKQFSNLIDADVIDKLSLEGSLAARDHIGGTAPKQVRAAIARARRWLAGR encoded by the coding sequence ATGCAACAACAGGAACCGCCGGCAGACAAGAACGGCAAGACGTGGTCGGGCAGATTCGACGAGCCCGTCGCGGAATTGGTCAAACGCTACACGGCGTCCGTCGGCTTCGACAAGAAGCTGGCCGAGTTCGACATTCAGGGCTCACTCGCGCATGCGCGCATGCTGCATGCGGTCGGCGTGTTGTCCAAGGCCGACCTCGCCGACATCGAACGTGGCATGGCGAGCATCCTCGATGAAATCCAGCAGGGGAAGTTCACGTGGTCGATAGACCTCGAAGATGTCCACCTCAATATCGAGAAACGCCTGACTGATCTGGTCGGCGATGCCGGCAAGCGTTTGCACACCGGCCGCTCGCGCAATGACCAGGTGGCGACCGACATCCGGCTTTACCTGCGCGCCGCCATCGACGAGACGCTTATGCTCATCGCCGCGTTCCAGGGCCGCCTGCTAGATCTTGCAGACCAGCATGTCGATACGCTGATGCCCGGTTTCACGCACCTGCAGGTCGCACAGCCGGTGAGTTTCGCGCATCATCTGATGGCCTATTACGAGATGCTCGGGCGGGACGCGTCGCGCTTTGCGGATTGTCGCAAACGGCTCAATCAGCTTCCGCTGGGCGCCGGTGCACTTGCGGGAACGACATTCCCGATCGATCGTGAACGTGTCGCGTCAGAGCTCGGCTTCGACGGCATCTGTGAAAATTCGCTCGACGCCGTATCCGACCGGGACTTTGCGATCGAGTTTTGCGCCTGCGCGGCCCTGGTCATGATGCACCTGTCCCGGCTTTCCGAAGAATTGATCCTGTGGATGAACCCTCGCTTCGGCTTCATCCGGCTGGCCGACCGGTTTTGCACCGGCTCGTCGATGATGCCGCAGAAGAAAAATCCGGATGTGCCTGAACTCGTCCGCGGCAAGACCGGGCGCGTCAATGGCCATCTGGTGGGGCTGCTGACGCTCATGAAGGGTCAGCCGCTCGCCTACAACAAGGACAACCAGGAAGACAAGGAACCGCTGTTCGATACCGTGGACACCCTCGGCGCGACCTTGAGGATCTACGCTGACATGGTGGGCGGCATCACCGTCGACAAAAAGGCGATGCGTCGCGCCGCAATGGAAGGCTGTGCCACGGCGACCGATCTCGCCGACTATCTGGTGAAAAAGGGCATGCCGTTCCGCGAAGCCCACGAAGTCGTCGCACGTGCCGTACGCCGCGCCGCGGAGAAAGGCATCGATCTCGCGCAACTGGGCGTGGACGAATTGAAACAGTTCTCGAACCTGATCGACGCGGACGTGATCGACAAGCTGTCGCTCGAAGGTTCGCTGGCGGCGCGCGATCATATCGGCGGCACGGCACCGAAACAGGTACGGGCCGCTATCGCGCGCGCGCGCCGCTGGTTGGCCGGGCGTTAA
- a CDS encoding histidine kinase — MASINQNPSATLLPNFRNLGVMLRVLVIVTALTVVAAMLKSSNWSSLLQQWVGIAAVVQPIAILSVLLLGAANSWLHRIEYRSAVVLIVLAELAITLLVLRFGALILETGMEEAGRDVFFAVATTLALIGYFNLRNRALSPALTEARLQALQARIRPHFLFNSINAVLSLIRAEPRRAEAALEDMADLFRVLMADNRDLVPLENEVELCRQYLALEQLRLGERLQIEWHVDNMPKDALMPPLVLQPLLENAVYHGIETSIEPGVVSVNIYHVRDQVHMVLRNPYRKDGNHHAGNKMALGNIRERLALHFDAEASLQARVGDSEYEVHITIPYVRADE, encoded by the coding sequence ATGGCAAGTATAAATCAAAACCCCTCCGCGACTCTGCTGCCGAATTTCCGAAATCTTGGAGTCATGCTGCGGGTGCTGGTCATCGTTACGGCGCTAACTGTCGTTGCGGCGATGCTGAAATCGTCGAACTGGAGCAGCCTCTTGCAGCAGTGGGTAGGTATCGCAGCCGTGGTGCAGCCGATTGCGATCCTTTCGGTGTTGCTGCTGGGCGCAGCGAATTCGTGGCTGCACAGGATTGAATATCGTTCCGCAGTCGTGCTGATCGTGCTCGCGGAGCTCGCCATCACCCTGCTCGTGCTACGCTTCGGGGCGTTGATCCTGGAGACGGGAATGGAAGAGGCCGGACGCGACGTTTTCTTTGCCGTCGCAACCACGCTCGCGCTGATCGGGTATTTCAATCTGCGCAATCGCGCGCTTTCGCCCGCGTTGACGGAGGCCAGACTGCAAGCGCTGCAGGCACGCATCCGGCCGCATTTCCTGTTCAACAGCATCAACGCGGTGCTGTCGCTGATACGAGCCGAGCCTCGACGCGCGGAGGCCGCACTCGAGGACATGGCCGATCTGTTCCGCGTACTGATGGCCGACAATCGCGACCTTGTACCGCTGGAAAACGAGGTCGAGTTGTGCCGTCAGTATCTCGCTCTCGAGCAACTGCGTCTGGGAGAACGACTGCAGATCGAATGGCATGTGGACAATATGCCCAAAGATGCGCTCATGCCGCCGCTGGTGCTGCAGCCGCTCCTCGAGAATGCGGTCTATCACGGCATCGAGACGTCGATCGAACCCGGCGTGGTCAGCGTCAATATCTACCATGTTCGCGATCAGGTGCACATGGTTCTGCGCAATCCATATCGCAAGGACGGCAATCACCACGCCGGCAACAAGATGGCTCTGGGCAATATCCGGGAGCGTCTGGCGCTGCACTTCGACGCAGAAGCGAGCCTGCAGGCCCGTGTAGGCGATAGCGAGTACGAGGTTCACATTACAATTCCGTACGTGAGAGCGGACGAATGA
- a CDS encoding response regulator transcription factor produces the protein MTKHPQALKVVIADDETPARSRVRDLLEDCAGSFPIELVGEAASGRELLALLGRTTADVVLLDIRMPEMDGLEAAQHLLKFPDPPSVIFTTAYNDYALRAFELHAVDYLVKPIRLRRLHDALTRARAITPLSLDVLQRIAPEPRKHLSVQERGKVMLIAVSDIRYLRAELKYVTVRTAIREHLVEESLSRLEQEFTDQFVRIHRSCLVAKAHIIGFEKEGGDSGEARWVVTLAGLDEKLQVSRRQQHIVKELGRNVL, from the coding sequence ATGACGAAACATCCCCAGGCATTGAAGGTCGTCATTGCCGACGACGAAACGCCTGCTCGCAGTCGTGTACGCGATCTGCTGGAAGACTGCGCGGGCAGCTTCCCGATCGAGCTCGTCGGCGAGGCCGCAAGCGGACGCGAGTTGCTCGCGTTGCTGGGAAGGACGACGGCGGACGTGGTGCTGCTCGACATCCGCATGCCGGAAATGGATGGACTCGAAGCGGCGCAGCATCTTCTAAAATTTCCAGACCCGCCTTCGGTGATTTTCACGACGGCGTACAACGACTACGCGCTAAGGGCGTTCGAGCTGCATGCAGTAGATTATCTGGTCAAGCCGATCCGGCTGCGGCGGTTGCACGACGCATTGACGAGAGCGCGGGCGATCACGCCGCTGAGTCTGGACGTCCTGCAGAGAATCGCTCCCGAGCCGCGCAAACATCTTTCAGTACAGGAACGCGGCAAGGTCATGCTGATCGCCGTGTCCGATATTCGCTATCTCCGGGCCGAGCTCAAATACGTGACCGTACGCACGGCTATCCGTGAGCATCTCGTGGAAGAGTCGCTCTCCCGCCTGGAGCAAGAGTTCACCGATCAATTCGTGCGCATCCATCGCAGCTGCCTGGTGGCGAAAGCGCACATCATCGGTTTCGAGAAAGAGGGCGGCGACAGCGGCGAGGCGCGTTGGGTGGTGACGCTGGCCGGACTCGATGAAAAACTGCAGGTGAGCCGCCGCCAGCAGCACATCGTCAAGGAACTGGGGCGCAACGTCCTGTGA
- a CDS encoding DNA starvation/stationary phase protection protein encodes MAADLGIKEKDRVQIVDGLSKLLADTYTLYLKTHNFHWNVTGPMFQTLHLMFQTQYTELWTNIDLIAERIRSLDAPAPGTYAQFSKLASIKETPGVPKAQDMIKILLQGHEAVTRTARKVFPAAESGNDQPTMDLLTQRMEVHEKTAWMLRSLLEK; translated from the coding sequence ATGGCTGCTGATCTTGGCATCAAGGAGAAAGACCGGGTACAGATCGTCGATGGCTTGTCGAAGTTGCTTGCCGATACGTACACGCTTTACCTGAAGACCCATAACTTTCACTGGAACGTGACCGGCCCGATGTTCCAGACGCTGCACCTTATGTTCCAGACGCAGTACACCGAGCTGTGGACCAATATCGATCTGATTGCAGAGCGCATCCGCTCCCTGGATGCGCCCGCGCCGGGCACTTACGCGCAGTTTTCGAAGCTCGCATCCATCAAGGAAACGCCGGGCGTGCCCAAGGCCCAGGACATGATCAAGATCCTGCTGCAGGGACACGAAGCAGTCACGCGTACGGCGCGAAAGGTTTTTCCTGCCGCCGAGAGCGGCAACGACCAGCCGACCATGGATCTTCTGACCCAAAGAATGGAGGTTCATGAAAAGACAGCCTGGATGCTGAGAAGTCTCTTGGAGAAATAA